In Monomorium pharaonis isolate MP-MQ-018 chromosome 3, ASM1337386v2, whole genome shotgun sequence, a genomic segment contains:
- the LOC105836750 gene encoding uncharacterized protein LOC105836750 isoform X1 yields MIYRDKRILGILVLLNVVAKMPANQTDSPKTDIIEETEEFTTTKRILPDRCLVKTEPGPCKHYVHKWTFNKAEGKCRTFPYGGCLGNENRFNSEAECLHYCVGGADHTLPPYLVTKGNVFVATSTTTMSTPPSTTSSTPRPTFTPPKPTKPPVPKHLRGKELTFMESGHEKTFMFAQSNTFIQLDGPGIKTFQLRLCREISFKFRTKLPHGLLVYHSVKDRPESLDPYALYVIVEKGQLKVVHVFGKQSTSLIVGQGLNRDEWHSVLVRIDVHGAKLIARVDDKQAETTLKVLERIVNYGVSEELASVVLIGGERFLPHGIFCFFITYFHFILTGLSSEERLHGVKYIIESFVGCIRDMVLSSGKSASDLLPIRPLIATKHENVKEGCIDKCRTRENLCFVPDQCVNHYNSLTCDCFGTNYEGERCDVYTATILTLRGSSYVSFRVYDWKDRVHSSVNRISLAFKTKWDNSVLFYASGEIDGTPHYIAASIINESVHVELDFGHNSKISTTLGDYVTSDHWNNLTIFHNGSSVFVSLDDEVKVLEIPGENWNMIIDPEIYIGGGPELHKKKGLLSHNNFAGSLKYVFFNDKSIIYELKRSNPMVHYIGVLEPEYYEADVEVIPITYPFAGSHIWWPIERTNSLKLNFDFKSSKPIAIVASGDVKSSRGVGYWELRQVNDEIRFQLVPVLTENITVSTSVKFPPYNTSWHAVELNYTKGELNILLDYRNKQSKLFAMAFELGDKVIIGSGKSNAGLVGCMREIRVNGQRIEPRHVINTERVVGEVALDNCQFVDPCKRPNTCEHGGKCSVKEDRITCDCTDTGYIGKNCHFAQYRKTCEELALLGYTQDDVYKIDIDGNGRFPPALVKCEFQSIEDSTKTIVEHNLPSQVDVRSITESDFSFNIKYRQFTAEMLQELISHSLYCSQYVKYDCYKAPLDLHSATWFLGSKGTTVDYIGNVNRGSCPCGMNRTCVNSNLSCNCDVSTGNAGKWLSDEGYYETPDSLGITGMVFLQQRDLEEDARGRITLGPLECVETNTQKYVVTFTTSQSYIEVPGWRKGDIAFSFRTTGEKAILLYQPPIRSNYPSFMVALTSEYRLTFNFTLNTGTNRELQVESRRKLNNGEWQKIWIDYNDYHVRFMINTDFRMVDLFPEEEFGPFEGSMFIGGATAEHLKTSSVRQGLIGCFRGLVVNGEILDIHSYMSVHLSEIIKDCKPSCQPNKCQNGAKCVELWSNFECVCENRWAHLGTYCETNINNKALTFTSPKAFLKKNYFGSDDNEERLQLKSMLLENILINLRTYDTHSLILYANDHLNNFVHLYISNGTNIVYLFNAGNEIKNITVENPHVNTGISVQIAIIRGENWTTLFVNEYNVTLNATPILLDTYSNKPWTNSEKEVLAPQRPPAPPTDYFQVNLGGFDPDNLLRVGKEGALIQGYVGCLRGLMIGKYLVDLPSLASEANHEGSKGVLPNCQMKCDAMPCKNLGICTEDFGRQESSCNCELTSYFGEHCADEKGADFSGESVLQREFELEGEVNQVKVQLAFSTNELRQRTTALLLVQTDNKRSYYLLVALTSEGQLIFEEDRDGSAAGVRLSDRNFLNGARHSVYYVRDNNTAILLIDREPVQLLPIPGIPIPDEDETPGATEIQLGGLNTTDSRFTAYKGYTGCLSNVVISINGGPDMKPLEEYMLFTKQGSETVRATIPGGVRSAQCAVFHVQPGGFEPPKNDSVGRDKAWVEDPPERILYKSQYSGATQEEQGAGTYIFIALCCVFVAAVIGCIYEVWRSARKDRRRRRDAASGAVATTASGSQRWQPQQYTESLVTASGVKAVGFKMDDDKRPNGTHVKVPNSKEYKPLPNSEPKELMNDKKVHIKADEEPEKKELLGVNTGIVIKPVKPNPFSMEDLTEEPELEEREEEEEEEEEEDTQDPEVDENKDQLTQEYQQEEQKDTNNDRDGELLVMPVRNKTARKASLTDELDPDETQALLETNFSVTGLNEIKTERIIPKPNNTKSAANNTMPKRPMSLDLNAPIKFRKLRGGVRPEKVTVKLVNGDEVSRQSRGRGYVGVASAYRAQEQLN; encoded by the exons ATGATCTACCGCGACAAAAGGATCCTCGGGATCCTTGTCCTGCTCAACGTAGTCGCGAAGATGCCGGCGAATCAGACGGATTCGCCAAAAACAGATATAATCGAAGAAACCGAAGAATTTACTACGACCAAAAGGATTCTGCCCGACAGATGTCTTGTCAAGACAGAACCGGGACCCTGCAAGCACTACGTACACAAATGGACCTTCAACAAGGCCGAAGGAAAATGCCGAACTTTTCCTTACGGCGGTTGTTTGGGAAATGAAAATCGATTTAATTCAGAGGCGGAGTGCCTCCATTATTGCGTCGGTGGTGCCGATC atacgCTACCGCCTTATCTTGTAACAAAGGGCAACGTATTTGTGGCAACGAGCACCACGACAATGAGCACTCCACCGTCGACCACCAGTAGCACGCCACGACCGACCTTTACACCCCCGAAACCAACGAAACCGCCGGTGCCAAAGCACCTACGAGGAAAG GAATTGACTTTCATGGAATCTGGTCACGAGAAAACGTTCATGTTCGCACAAAGTAATACTTTCATCCAGCTCGACGGCCCTGGCATCAAAACCTTCCAGTTGAG aTTATGTCGCGAGATATCCTTCAAGTTCCGCACCAAGCTTCCACACGGTTTGCTAGTTTATCACAGTGTCAAAGATCGCCCAGAGAGCCTCGACCCTTATGCCCTTTATGTGATAGTAGAGAAGGGTCAGTTAAAAGTTGTTCATGTATTCGGCAAACAGTCGACTAGTTTAATAGTCGGTCAAGGACTTAACAGAGACGAGTGGCACAGCGTTCTCGTGAGGATCGACGTGCACGGGGCAAAGTTAATCGCCAGGGTCGACGATAAACAAGCCGAGACTACTCTAAAAGTTTTAGAGCGCATCGTTAATTACGGAGTATCCGAAGAACTGGCCTCGGTAGTCCTTATCGGAGGTGAGAGATTTCTTCCCCAcggaattttttgtttctttatcacttattttcactttatttTGACAGGACTGAGTTCCGAAGAACGATTGCATGGAGTGAAATACATAATAGAATCCTTTGTCGGCTGTATCAGGGATATGGTTCTGAGTTCCGGCAAATCCGCCAGCGATCTACTGCCCATTCGACCACTAATCGCGACCAAGCATGAGAATGTTAAGGAAGGATGTATCGATAA GTGCAGGACACGAGAGAACTTGTGCTTCGTCCCCGATCAATGTGTGAATCACTATAATAGTCTGACGTGTGACTGTTTCGGCACGAATTATGAGGGTGAACGTTGCGATGTGTACA CCGCGACCATACTGACGCTTAGAGGCTCCTCATACGTGTCCTTTCGCGTGTACGATTGGAAGGATCGTGTTCACTCGTCTGTCAACAGGATCAGCCTCGCTTTTAAG ACAAAATGGGACAATTCTGTCTTGTTTTATGCTTCTGGTGAAATCGACGGCACGCCGCATTACATTGCAGCTTCCATTATAAACGAATCGGTTCACGTTGAACTCGATTTCGGACATAATTCGAAGATCTCCACCACGTTGGGCGATTACGTCACGTCGGATCATTGGAATAACTTGACCATATTCCATAACGGATCCTCCGTCTTCGTCAGTTTAGACGACGAGGTCAAGGTACTAGAAATACCGGGAGAAAATTGGAATATGATTATCGATCCGGAAATATACATCGGTGGTGGTCCGGAGCTCCACAAAAAGAAGGGTCTCCTGTCGCACAATAATTTTGCAG GTTCCCTGAAGTATGTGTTTTTCAACGACAAATCAATTATATACGAATTGAAGCGCTCTAACCCTATGGTGCACTACATCGGTGTGTTGGAACCGGAATACTACGAAGCCGATGTCGAAGTCATTCCGATCACGTATCCTTTCGCGGGAAGTCATATCTGGTGGCCGATCGAGCGAACTAATTCGCTGAAGTTAAACTTCGATTTCAAAAGCTCAAAGCCAATCGCGATTGTCGCTTCAGGAGATGTTAAGAGCAGTCGCGGTGTTGGTTACTGGGAG TTACGTCAAGTCAATGACGAAATTCGTTTCCAACTGGTACCAGTTTTAACGGAAAACATTACGGTATCAACTTCCGTGAAGTTTCCGCCTTACAATACTTCTTGGCACGCAGTTGAGCTTAATTATACAAAAGGTGAACTTAACATCCTCCTCGATTACAGAAATAAACAGAGCAAGCTCTTCGCTATGGCATTTGAGTTGGGAGATAAAGTCATTATAGGAAGTGGTAAAAGTAATGCGG GTCTAGTAGGATGTATGCGTGAGATACGAGTGAATGGTCAAAGAATCGAACCTAGACACGTAATTAATACCGAAAGAGTAGTCGGAGAAGTCGCTTTAGACAATTGTCAATTTGTGGATCCGTGCAAGAGGCCGAACACTTGTGAACATGGCGGTAAATGCTCGGTCAAGGAAGATAGGATCACATGTGATTGCACAGATACGGGATATATTGGAAAGAACTGCCATTTTG CACAATACAGAAAAACCTGTGAAGAATTGGCTCTTTTGGGATACACGCAAGATGACGTTTATAAAATCGACATCGATGGAAACGGTAGATTTCCGCCTGCCTTGGTAAAGTGCGAATTTCAATCGATCGAAGATTCGACTAAAACGATTGTCGAACACAATCTACCCTCCCAAGTGGACGTCAGATCTATCACCGAGAGCGACTTCTCCTTCAATATCAAGTATAGGCAGTTCACCGCCGAAATGCTGCAAGAATTGATCTCGCACTCGCTTTATTGCAGTCAATATGTAAAGTACGATTGTTACAAGGCACCCTTGGACTTGCATAGCGCTACGTGGTTCTTAGGTTCCAAAGGTACCACTGTCGATTATATCGGCAACGTCAATCGTGGATCCTGTCCTTGTGGAA tgAACAGAACATGCGTGAATTCCAACTTGAGCTGCAATTGCGATGTGTCTACTGGAAACGCCGGAAAATGGTTGTCAGATGAGGGATATTACGAAACACCTGATTCCTTAGGCATCACCGGAATGGTGTTCTTGCAACAAAGAGATCTCGAAGAAGATGCTCGGGGACGTATCACCTTAGGGCCATTGGAATGTGTTGAAACAA ATACACAAAAATACGTGGTAACGTTCACGACGTCGCAATCATACATCGAAGTGCCTGGTTGGAGAAAGGGTGACATAGCCTTCAGTTTTCGAACAACAGGCGAGAAGGCTATTCTTCTCTATCAACCGCCAATTCGGAGTAACTATCCTTCCTTCATGGTCGCCCTAACATCGGAATATCGGTTGACCTTTAATTTCACTCTGAATACCGGTACTAATCGCGAATTACAAGTAGAAAGTCGACGAAAACTGAATAATGGCGAGTGGCAGAAGATTTGGATTGACTACAATGATTATCACGTGAGATTTATGATCAACACTGACTTTCGAATGGTAGATTTGTTTCCTGAAGAGGAATTTGGGCCCTTCGAGGGATCTATGTTCATTGGCGGAGCTACTGC AGAGCATTTGAAAACTTCTTCTGTTCGACAAGGCCTTATTGGTTGTTTCCGTGGTCTCGTTGTTAACGGAGAAATATTAGACATTCACAGTTATATGTCGgtacatttatcagaaatcatTAAAGACTGTAAGCCTTCGTGTCAACCTAATAAATGTCAAAACGGCGCCAAATGCGTCGAGTTGTGGAGTAATTTCGAATGCGTATGCGAAAATCGATGGGCACATTTAGGCACTTATTGCGAGACAA ATATCAACAATAAAGCTTTAACATTTACCTCACCAAAAgcgttcttaaaaaaaaattacttcggGTCGGACGACAACGAGGAGAGATTGCAGTTGAAAAGCATGCtactagaaaatattttaattaatttaagaacttATGATACTCATTCTCTGATACTTTATGCGAATGATCATTTGAACAATTTTGTACATCTCTACATCTCAAACGGTACCAATATCGTATACCTTTTCAACGCGGGCAATGAGATCAAGAATATCACCGTGGAAAATCCAC ATGTCAACACAGGAATCTCCGTGCAAATAGCTATAATTCGAGGCGAGAATTGGACTACGTTGTTCGTGAACGAATATAACGTCACATTGAACGCGACACCGATACTCCTAGACACATATTCAAACAAGCCTTGGACGAATTCAGAGAAAGAAGTTCTCGCACCGCAACGGCCGCCAGCACCTCCCACTGATTATTTCCAA GTAAATTTAGGAGGATTCGATCCTGACAATCTGCTCAGAGTCGGAAAGGAAGGCGCTTTAATTCAAGGATACGTTGGTTGCTTGCGAGGACTCATGATCGGCAAATATCTCGTCGATCTACCGAGCTTAGCCAGTGAAGCGAATCATGAAGGGAGTAAAGGTGTTCTGCCAAATTGTCAAATGAAATGCGACGCGATGCCCTGCAAAAATTTAGGAATCTGCACAGAGGATTTCGGCAGGCAGGAATCTTCTTGTAACTGCGAGCTGACGTCCTATTTTGGCGAACATTGTGCCGATG AAAAGGGCGCCGATTTCAGCGGGGAAAGTGTACTTCAACGCGAATTCGAACTCGAGGGCGAGGTGAATCAGGTGAAAGTACAGCTGGCATTCTCAACGAACGAACTGCGACAGCGTACCACCGCGTTGCTGCTGGTACAAACCGACAACAA AAGGAGCTACTACTTATTGGTGGCCTTGACGTCCGAGGGACAGCTAATCTTCGAAGAGGACAGGGACGGCTCGGCAGCTGGAGTACGCCTAAGCGATCGGAATTTCCTGAATGGTGCACGTCACAGCGTCTACTACGTTCGCGATAATAACACGGCCATTCTCTTA atTGACCGTGAACCCGTCCAATTGCTACCAATTCCGGGAATACCGATACCAGACGAGGACGAAACTCCGGGTGCCACGGAAATACAGCTTGGTGGATTGAATACCACCGATTCGCGATTTACTGCTTATAAGGGATATACCGGTTGTCTCAGCA acGTCGTGATATCTATCAATGGAGGCCCTGACATGAAACCGTTAGAGGAATATATGCTATTTACGAAACAGGGCAGCGAGACCGTGCGAGCAACGATACCCGGCGGCGTTAGAAGTGCTCAATGCGCGGTTTTCCATGTTCAACCAGGTGGTTTTGAACCGCCAAAGAATGACAGCGTG gGCCGTGATAAAGCGTGGGTCGAGGATCCACCGGAAAGAATCCTATATAAATCGCAATATTCGGGCGCTACTCAGGAAGAGCAAGGCGCGGGAACGTATATCTTCATAGCTCTATGCTGCGTCTTCGTGGCCGCGGTGATCGGGTGCATTTACGAGGTGTGGCGAAGTGCGCGCAAGGATCGTCGACGACGTCGCGACGCGGCCTCAGGAGCTGTTGCGACCACCGCTTCCGGTTCGCAGAGGTGGCAGCCGCAACAGTACACGGAATCCCTGGTCACCGCGTCTGGCGTGAAAGCGGTCGGCTTCAAGATGGACGATGACAAGAGGCCGAATGGAACTCACGTAAAAGTACCCAATTCCAAAGAATACAAACCACTGCCGAATTCAGAACCCAAGGAGTTAATGAACGATAAAAAAGTTCACATTAAAG CAGACGAAGAACCAGAGAAAAAGGAGCTCCTAGGGGTAAATACAGGCATCGTCATTAAACCTGTGAAACCGAACCCATTc TCAATGGAAGATCTAACAGAAGAACCCGAACTAGAAGAAcgcgaggaagaagaggaagaagaagaggaagaggacaCCCAGGATCCGGAGGTAGACGAAAACAAAGATCAACTAACACAGGAATATCAGCAAGAGGAGCAAAAGGACACGAATAACGATCGAGATGGCGAGCTTCTAGTTATGCCGGTAAGAAACAAGACGGCAAGAAAAGCTTCTTTGACTGACGAACTGGACCCTGACGAAACGCAGGCCCTCCTCGAGACAAACTTTTCCGTGACGGGTTTGAATGAGATCAAAACCGAACGTATAATACCGAAACCAAATAACACGAAGAGTGCAGCAAATAATACCATGCCGAAGAGACCGATGAGTCTCGACCTCAACGCGCCAATCAAGTTCAGAAAGCTGCGCGGAGGAGTTCGGCCCGAGAAGGTCACGGTGAAGTTGGTCAATGGTGACGAAGTGAGTCGCCAGTCTCGAGGCAGAGGCTACGTCGGCGTCGCGTCCGCGTATCGCGCTCAAGAACAATTGAACTGA